GTCCTACGGCTGGGACCGGATCGTCGTGGGCGGGGCGCCGCACGACCACGCCTTCTCCCGCACCGGCGGTGACGTGCGGACGGCGGTGGTCACCGCGGACGGCGAGGACCTGCACGTGCTCGCCGGGCTCAGCGACCTCGTCGTCCTCAAGACCACCGGGTCGGAGTTCTGGGGCTTCCCCCGCGACCGGTACACCACCCTGCCGGAGACCACCGACCGGATCCTGGCCACCGCGGTCACCGCCCGCTGGCGGTACACCGGGCTGGACGTCGACTGGCACGCGACGTACGACGCCGTCCGGGCGACGCTGCTGGAGACCTTCGCCGCCACGCACTCCCTCGCGCTGCAGCAGTCGCTCTACGCGATGGGCGAGGCGGTGCTCGAGCAGCACCGGGACGTGGCCGAGGTGCGGATGTCGATGCCGAACAAGCACCACTTCCTGCAGGACCTCTCGGCGTTCGGGCTGGACAACGACCTCGACGGCCCGGGCGCGGTGGTCTACCACGCCGACGACCGCCCCTACGGGCTGATCGAGGGGACGGTGCTGCGGGACGACGTCCCGGCCGCCTGGCTGGGCACCCCCGGGTTCTGCTGAGCCTCCGGAGGTGTGCGGGGGCCACCCACGGGGGTACCAGCCCCCAGCGACGCCCCGGACGCACGGTCCAGCCCCGGCCCTCTCCACCGCGGTCGTTGCGCCCCGGAGAGGGAGGCATGGACCTCTGGCACGAGTTCGCTGCCCGCGTCACCGCCGCCGAGCGGGAGCTGCCCGGCCCCGAGCAGCTGCCCCTGCGGCTGGCCCGGGCGTGCGCGCAGGTCCTGCCGGTGGCCGGCGCCGGGCTCAGCGTCTTCTTCAACGCCGACCGGCGGCTGCCGCTGGGCGGCAGCGACGCGGCGGCCGGCCTCGCCGAACGCCTGCAGTTCACCGTCGGTGAGGGACCGTGCCTGAGCGCGCACCGCAGCGGCAGCCCGGTGCTCGCCGACGAGGCCGAGCTGCGTGCCCGCTGGCCGGTCTTCCACGACGCCGTGGTCGCGCGCACCGCGATCCGCGGCATCATCGCCCTGCCGCTGCACGGAGGGCTGGAGGGCATCGGTTCCCTGGACCTGTTCGTGGAGCCACCCGGCTCCGTCCGGGACCTGAGCCTCGCCGATGCGCTCACCGTCACCACGGCACTCAGCGACACCTTCGCCGACGCGATGGACCGGCAGCCGCGCACCGACTCCGGCCCGGCCTGGCTGGACGCCCCGGCGGCGGGTCGCCGCGCACTGGTCTGGCAGGCGGTCGGCTTCGTCAGCATCGGGCTGGACCTGGACAGCACCGACGCGCTGACCCTGCTGCGCGCCCAGGCCTACGGGACGGGCCGGGACCTCGACGAGGTCGCCGAGGCCGTGCTGGAGGACCGGCTGAGCCTGGCCGACCTGTCGCACTCCGCCGAGTCCGGCTCCTGAGGCCGGTGCGGCCGGCGCTGCCGGCCGCACCGGCGGGTCACCGCTGGAAGGTGTCGACGGAGCGCTGCAGGCCCGCCGACATCTGCACCAGTTCGCCGGTGGCCGACTGCAGCTCGGCGACGCCGGTGTGGGTCTCCTGGGCGGCCCGGGCGACCTCGGCGACCGTCTCGGCGATCGACCGCCCGCTCTGCGCGGCCTCGCCGATCGCCCGGCTCATCTCGTTCGTCGTGGCGGTCTGCTCCTCCACCGCCGAGGCGATCGTCGTCTGGTAGTCGTTGATCTGGGCGATGACCGACGTGACCCCGCCGATGGCGCCGACCGCGCTGTCGGTGTCGGCCTGGATGGCCTCCACCCGTCGGGCGATGTCCTCGGTGGCCTTCGCCGTCTCCTGGGCCAGCTCCTTCACCTCGTTGGCCACCACCGCGAAGCCCTTGCCCGCCTCACCGGCCCGGGCGGCCTCGATCGTGGCGTTGAGCGCCAGCAGGTTCGTCTGCTCCGCGATCGAGGTGATCACCTTGACCACGTTGCCGATCTCCACCGAGGACTCGCCCAGGCGGGCCACCGTCTGGTTGGCGCTCTCCGCCGCGGTCACCGCGCTCCCGGCCACCCGCGCGGCCTCGGCGGCGTTGTGCGCGATCTCCCGGATCGAGGCACCCATCTCCTCC
The Modestobacter marinus DNA segment above includes these coding regions:
- the pucL gene encoding factor-independent urate hydroxylase, producing MAIVLGPNQYGKAEVRVVAVDRSTARHSLVDLNVSTALRGDFAAAHTTGDNGHVLTTDAQKNTVFAFARDGIASPEEFGLRLARHLAGSYDWVTGARVAIESYGWDRIVVGGAPHDHAFSRTGGDVRTAVVTADGEDLHVLAGLSDLVVLKTTGSEFWGFPRDRYTTLPETTDRILATAVTARWRYTGLDVDWHATYDAVRATLLETFAATHSLALQQSLYAMGEAVLEQHRDVAEVRMSMPNKHHFLQDLSAFGLDNDLDGPGAVVYHADDRPYGLIEGTVLRDDVPAAWLGTPGFC
- a CDS encoding ANTAR domain-containing protein: MDLWHEFAARVTAAERELPGPEQLPLRLARACAQVLPVAGAGLSVFFNADRRLPLGGSDAAAGLAERLQFTVGEGPCLSAHRSGSPVLADEAELRARWPVFHDAVVARTAIRGIIALPLHGGLEGIGSLDLFVEPPGSVRDLSLADALTVTTALSDTFADAMDRQPRTDSGPAWLDAPAAGRRALVWQAVGFVSIGLDLDSTDALTLLRAQAYGTGRDLDEVAEAVLEDRLSLADLSHSAESGS